GCACTCCTTCTACACACTTGACTTGGGTAACCAAGGCAAACATGTCTACCATCCTTGCGCACCATTCCACCTCGCCCGTGATGAGGTCAAGGACTGGCTCATTTGGAAAAAGTCGTGGTTAATGAAACCACCGATGAAGTAGCTAAACTACTTATGTTTAAAGACGGCATCGATGCCAAAACACTGGTGGAATCGGATGATTTCAAAACAGGCATATCCTCCCACATCCAACATGATGTCTGGGCTACACAATTAGCTAATTCTAGCAAACAACTGGTCACTACCCAAGACACCATCAAGAAGGCTATTAGCCACGGGCTCGATAATATCACTTCGGTGGTGagcaaaaaaatacaacaggAATTCCGGAACCAGAATTTCCGACGTAACAACTGGCGTGACGACGACTATGACAGACAATCATATCGCCGCCCGGATGATTACAGCCGGAACCAGCGTCAAGCTGAGCAACCAATGTATCAACCAACCATTGGTACACCAACTATAGCCATCAACCCAGCCCCACAACAGCTCAACCAGCAGCTGGCAGCCCCACAGGGCTATTGGAACCCGGCAATCGCCAACCAACCAACAGGCTTAGTCTATGCCTCACCTCAACCGGTTCAGCAACAACCGGTTCAGCAACGTACTCAATTCAATAATAATTTGTAATTGtttgagaaaaataaaaaattttttacctacACCATAGGTACTGAAATTCCGTACCGTAATTTTATAACAAGGGTCAGCACGGGCTACAAACCCCATATCTACCCGACCGTTAAGGCATTAAATCGGATGCTCCGAAACCAGGTCCTTATAAACCAATCTCACTACAATATCTCTGATGAAGAGATTGAGGCCCTCTGCCTCGGACTTAACTTCATACCATCGGACATTAGTCCGGAAGCGAAAGAAGCCAACTCCAGCAACCTTAACCAAGGTGTCAGCAAACTAATTAGAGCAATCAACATCAGCCTACATTTTGGAGATAACTCCAGTACGAATACAAGGAAGGGACGACTAACTAAGTTCCTCCCGAGCACTTGGGACCCCCTACCCGATCATGGACACAAATTCCAGCTGTGATCGATATCCTGGACAATATCATGAGCGTACCAAACGGTGCTGAACATGTGGGAACTCCCCAACCAATTATAGAAGCAATCGAGAAACTTCAATCAGAAACCAAACTACACATCCTTAAAGCGGATAAAGGCCGGAACACAGTAATCTGGGAAGCAGACGCCTACGACAGGGAGGCAACTAGACAGTTGTCAGACATAACTACGTATACGGAATTAACCTTATCTGAGTATCACTCTCACCTCCAACGAATCCATTGCCTATGTGAGACTCTCTCTGAGAATCTACTAGCTAATGGTTACATAACAACAATGGAGGACGAAGCAATACGCTCCACCGAAACACGTGGAGCATATATTTACTTTCTGCCCAAAACCCACAAAGacataaacaaaacaagctTAACATTTCCTGGGCGACCAATTGTTGCTACCTTCACATCAGGAACTTATCTACTCGACAAACTGATAACAGAGGTTACTGCACCTCTCCTCCCCCGAATACCGGGTTCACTAATTGACACTAGCGACCTCGTGGATAAACTTCCTAAACAAAAGTTACCTGAGGGTACACTCATCACCACAATGGATGTGACCAGCCTATACCCAAACATACCATGGGGTCCTGGCATAGAGGCCGCAACCTCATTCTACACCAGCAACCTGGAATTCTTGCAACAGGTCGCGGAACAAAACAATCTACTCCGACCACCCCACCCAGCACTATTCAAAAGAATTCTCAACACTGTCTTATGCAACTCTATCATTAACTTCAAGGATATACGGTTTTTTCACCAAACCAAAGGCACGGCCATGGGTTGTTGTATCTCGGTCTATTTCGCCAATTGCTATATGTTCCACCTTACTCAACCGGTGATCGAAAGACCTCCAGGTTGGCTTATCACCTTCCTAAGATTCATAGACGACATTCTCATCATCTCGAATCACACGGGACCCAACGAACTACCTGAATTAATTAAATCTATAACTACGGAGCATATAGCGTATACACACACGCAGCCCAGCCAATCGGACAATTTTTTGGATATCACTATCCACCTCAAAGCTTCTACCAACACACTTGAAATCTCACCTTATACTAAGGAAACGGCCTCGGGAGCCTATTTACACCCAGCCTCCAATCACCCCGGTCATGTCCTTTCGGCCATACCGTACTCTCAATTTTTAAGATTACGACGAAACTCGTCTACAATTGATATATTCAAAAAACACGCCCGAAAAATGATGACCGACTTCAAAATTATGACATACGACAAGAAACTACTCAAGCGCAGCTATAATAAGGCCCTTTGCGGGAACCCAACATTGACTAGTACTACGAAACAGACTAATAACGACGTATTCCGGCTCATTACAACATTTAACAAATACACTAACTGGAAACACAAGTTGTACCAACTAAAAACCTCTACAACTATATCCTGGACCATTACAGTAAAAATGGACCTTTCCAGAACTGGAAACACATTCGGGTACTCCAAGCTAAGCGTCCCGCAATCGTCTTCACTAACGGACCTAGCATTAACTCCAGATTTTCTGGACAAATCAAGAAACCGTTCAACACCTACCCAGGTGGGACGCAGGCTAACATGGGACTCACCAGTACCCAGCACGATACATCGCAACCAGGCAGAAGCTACCCAAGCCTCCACAGCCCTTACACCACGCTGGAATTCACCAACACAAACCAGCAACATGCCAGACCAGGCCCAACATATCAATCTCGACTGGGCGGCCCACATCGTCGAAACCCGACAAGGGAACACCAACTCGGGCACAGTACAAAGAATACTGGATCGGGGACTAACATCCAGGCAGGGAAGCCTTGACTGGGGCAACACCTACCTTCGACGGAAGGGGAAAACCCTTAAAGAATACTATATGTTAACACCTACCCAACCAAAACACCGCGGAACCATTTTGTATAATGGAAATACAGCGTATCACTTCTCCAGAATCGCACCTGCATCATCCCGGCCCTTTAGGCCGATCTACAAATTCCTCTCGCAAACTGGATCCCATGACTGGATCTCGATCGGCCGTGAAGATTTTGAATTATTGGAGCCTTTGGTGCCCACAGCCAAACACCTGGCTGCACTCTCAGCCTTAACACAACAATAAGTTCTGTATAACACTTGCACTTCCTAATAAACTGGTTGTCCTTTCCTGGAAAAAGTCTGCTCAAGTCCTTTCCATTGAATAAAACACCGTGCTAAACATACCAATCGGGTAATAAGACATCTCATCATTCTTCTGGACCAACCAGAAGAATgcaaagacaacaacaacaacaacaacaaaaaatcacacacTGGTTTCTTACCTATTACGGTGCCAATTAGTTTGATTGTAATATGGTTGTTGACCATCCAGGGCCAAACGTTCTTCATCGACTTAAAAGGGGTCACCGGGGGCAgcttaataattaaataaacacCAACTACTGAACACAAGGGATACTACCACCAAACTGAGCCAACTCATTTGGTTGCCTTTTCTTATGACTGTTCCAGGTCTTTTCCATTCAACAAACACCTTGAGGTGCTCTTACAACAAGAAAACCTCACGCAATTATGCAACAGAGAGGGCTTGGCAACAGGCCTCGCTTGGCTCGACCTAATCGCTCTCCACGAGGAATTAGGTAACCAACCGATCCGTTATTACTCCCGGTTGCCGGAGCACTTCCAACACCTACTCAAGAGTGACGACACATGGATCACACTGGATATTTCTATCTATAACCATGCGGGTCTCTCCGGGACCGCAATCAAACGGATCGCATATAGACAAATCCGATTCGACCCGGGGACCAGAACCAGGATCCTATGAAATTATTAACCCTACCACAAAACTACATTTACTGGTTTAACCTACCAATAGGATTTACCGCGAACTTATGTGACTTTAAAGCGATTTACTTCTCGCCTCTTGTGTTCGAGGTCCTGCACCCCGTAACCAACAACGGACCACTATCTATCAAACTCGCCACACGGCCATCCAAAGACGACGTTGAATGGTTAAAAAACCAACGCGACAATCCTAGACGCCACAAATGTATGTACATTAATTGTCTCGAATTGGCCTGTTGCCCAACCCTATTGGTACCCACCATTGAAAATGGTGGAACAACACCCCACAAGCATTGTACCAGTTTTTTCTGCCCGCGATGCTACGAAATGTGTCCTATCAACTCGGACTTATAATAAACAAATTGGAACATGAAAACAATTGACTGAGTTCGAAATAATCAAACCTACCTTAAACCTAACTTTGCTTATCCTAAAAAataatcctgaaaaaaaacCTACCCTAAGAACAAACCTATAATTAACCTACACTACATAAACCTAAAATTAACCTACCTGGAACAAACCTATAATTAACCTACACTACATAAACCTAAAAATTAACCTACCTGGAATAAACCTACCCCACTTTAACCTAACAAATTAACCTACTTTACTTAACCTAACTATCACCAAAAAATGGTCTTAATATCCTAACTAAACCTGACCTGGCCTAACCTAACCCATTCCCCTGACAACCTAAAAAAACCCACGAGCCTAACCAATCCTAACCTGGCCTAACCTAACCCAATCCCCTGACAACCTATAAAACTTAACTATCCTAACCAAACCGAACCTAGCCTAACCTAACCCGACCCCCTGATAAAACCCTCGAACAAATCAGTTCAATTATTCTCGACCAAACACAACATAATTTTCGGAAGGGTCGGTTATACCCTCTCTATCATCCGAATGGTTCTCATGCCAAAATCAACCTTAAACAGAACGGTTGTGGTTCAATCCATAATTACATGGTATTGCCCCGAGGCTTACACATCTAACTACCCATCACtgggaaaaatcaatcaaCGGATATCATGGGTATCCCCAATAAGCGGTTGCTTTTCCTCAATATATGGCAAGAAGGGCTACCTCAGCCTCGGTCAATGTCGTACTGGACGGCTGCGGGGAGTGCACGGGAACCCGACTGACCAGCACCATCCCGGCGGGGAAGATCTCAGCCAAACTAGACTAACCGCTGCGGGGGTGGGAGCGTACGCCTGTGCGGGGCCCTTGTTACCCTACGCACTCCGTTGGGCGAGTACACCCTGAGTTGGGGCAAACCTTTCTCCTATAAAAATCCACTACTTGGACGAACCAATCCAGCGGGTATCCTGATTACCCTCTCCAACAGTTGTAACCTTTCAACTGCTCAACAGCCTATGATGGAAGTGATTACCTCAGCCCCGGTCTATGCATACGGGACGGGTCCGAAGGTTACACGTGAACCCGACTGACCAGCACCACCCCAGCATGGATGATTTCAGCCAAGCTAGACAAACCATTGCCGGGGTGGAAGCGTACGCCTGTGCGGGACCCTTGTGACCCGACGCCTTTGTCCATTGCACCCTGGGTGAAGCGGTTTTTTCTTCGCTGTCTCTCCATCACACATGGATTACACACAACTAGCACGGCTCTTTCTTAAACTTGTTTATTTCTGCCAGCCCTGACCTAAATCCATATAAAATCAattactttttaattttaatcttGCATGCGCTTGAAAGCCAACCCTGTAAGGGGATCTTGTGCCGTACAAGCCAAAATAACGAACAAAACACCTAACCAACCCATAATGGAAATACAGCGTATCACTTCTCCAGAATCGCACCTGCATCATCCCGGCCCTTTAGGCCGATCTACAAATTCCTCTCGCAAACTGGATCCCATGACTGGATCTCGATCGGCCGTGAAGATTTTGAATTATTGGAGCCTTTGGTGCCCACAGCCAAACACCTGGCTGCACTCTCAGCCTTAACACAACAATAAGTTCTGTATAACAC
The window above is part of the Daphnia magna isolate NIES unplaced genomic scaffold, ASM2063170v1.1 Dm_contigs246, whole genome shotgun sequence genome. Proteins encoded here:
- the LOC123467849 gene encoding uncharacterized protein LOC123467849 yields the protein MFKDGIDAKTLVESDDFKTGISSHIQHDVWATQLANSSKQLVTTQDTIKKAISHGLDNITSVVSKKIQQEFRNQNFRRNNWRDDDYDRQSYRRPDDYSRNQRQAEQPMYQPTIGTPTIAINPAPQQLNQQLAAPQGYWNPAIANQPTGLVYASPQPVQQQPVQQRTEIPYRNFITRVSTGYKPHIYPTVKALNRMLRNQVLINQSHYNISDEEIEALCLGLNFIPSDISPEAKEANSSNLNQGVSKLIRAINISLHFGDNSSTNTRKGRLTKFLPSTWDPLPDHGHKFQL